The Salvia miltiorrhiza cultivar Shanhuang (shh) chromosome 2, IMPLAD_Smil_shh, whole genome shotgun sequence DNA window ttagtactcccttcgtcccacgaatcttgacacgttttcttttttgggtcgtcccatgaatattgacacgtttcctttttgggtaataattattaccttctctctcctactttatcacttttattaccttctctctcctactttatcaattttatactttattaattacacacttaaaacactaatctacaactccttaattcccgtgccgaatccaaacgtgtcaagactcgcggtacggagggagtaataatttaaTAAGTAAATATAACTTTTAAGCATTAACTACTTCACTACTGGTACATAAGAAGAGTGtagattcttcttcttcttcttttggcTATAGAAAAGTGTAGAATTAAATACCtagaatttaaaaacataaatgagACACAAAGACACTCGAAACCGGAATCACTCGATCCTGACCCCACTAACCAATCTTGAGGAGCTGTCATCTTAAACTACCACTCCGGTTGACTCAAATCAGATTCATCCACAACATTCGAATCGAATCTCCCTCTCTCCCATCGCCGGCGCAAGGCCACCACAATGGCCGCCGCCATCACTCAACCActcctttctctctccaaaCCCAAGCCCTCCTCTCTCTTCAAACCCCTTCCCGCCACCGCCAAGATCCTCCCCAGACCCAACCTCAAAAAGCAATCTTTGCAGCTGGTGAGATCAGTGGCCAACGATTTCGACCTCATACCCGTAAAGATCGACGACCAACCGGACGGCGTCGTTTTCGCGGAGAGGGAAGCCGATCCCGCGGAGGTCGGGGGTTTCGGGACCGAGAGGCTGTCATTCGAGGGCGCGGCAGGGTTCTTATCCGCTGCTTCCGGCGATGGGAGTAGCGAGGAGGAAATGGAGAGGCTGAGTGATCGAGCGATTAATGCTACTATTGTGTTGGCAGCTGGTTCTTTCGCTATAACCAAGTTGCTCACTATTGATCATGATTATTGGCATGTGAGTTTCCATtcaatcaattttatttttacttatcCCCTTCTTTTTCGTTTTGTGGTTGTGACTAGAGCAAGATTCGTGTTTTTCGGAGTTGAATTGTGCAGTTTGCTGCATATTTATATGTGGGTGCTCATGAAAATATCATCTTTATGGGCAAATACTTGTGTGGATACAGATGTATTGAGCATCCCTTCTATTTAAATCCAATTATGTTCATTATTCCCCAATTAGAGTTTCTTAATCCATAATTAGGGTTCAATTGGtgtttattaatcacaattagaatttaattaggATAAATACACGGATGTGTGCCTCatccttttttaataaaatcgtaatttaattaattaatgtgtgCCTCATCTTTATGTGGGAATGAATGTAGTTCTTCGTTTGTATTCTTATGATATGTGTGGTTatgtttttaaaattatgaacctagttatattttattttcggCATAATGTTTTCTGCATTTTCATGGCTTTGTAATGAAGTTAATATGGCCATAATTGTTTTGGCAAAATTTGGACCTCTGATTTACTCACGATGCAGCTTTAATGGTCTTTGGCTATTTTCTTAATATCATAGTTGAAAAAGCTTCAACTATTATTCACAATATGCCATGATTTCATGACTTCCTGAATCCAAACAAGTATGAGTAACCTTCTCCTATCATTTTGCTGGTATTTTCTTCTTGTCTTTTTACAATGAATTTGGACAATCATCTTGAAGATCAGTTAGTTGTAACTCATCTTTAATGTATGTGTTTGCATTGCAACCACTCTGGTTTATTGTCTTTCTCTATAATCGACATAGTCTTCCTTCTAGCTCATTTTCTTTATCATCAACGTTCTTATGTTAAAGCTAATATTTCAATATGTGCCTTTGCATTAGATTTAAATATAGTATGTAACTGATTTGGTCTGTTGACTCAGGGATGGACCCTTTTTGAGATAGTAAGATACTTGCCCCAGCACAACTGGAGTGCTTACGAGGAGGCCCTTAAAACGAATCCCGTATTGGCTAAAATGGTAATAAGTGGAGTGGTTTATTCCGTAGGGGATTGGATTGCACAGGTAAgctaatttatttatgtaaaatgTATGTATTATTGAAGTTGCTCTATATGACAGTCATTGATTAGTTTGCTTGGTATTTAGTGTTATGAAGGGAAGCCCTTGTTTGAGTTTGACCGTGCGCGCATGTTCCGGTCTGGTCTGCTGGGCTTTACGCTTCACGGATCCCTTTCTCACTATTACTACCAATTTTGTGAGGTAATTAATCTCTTGGTTCCAGATCTTCTCCTTTCGTTGTTcttgttaattatttatttgtgaTCAACATACTTAATGTCTGAAGAATTTGTCCTCGCTCAGGCTTTATTTCCTTTTCATGATTGGTGGGTGGTTCCTGTGAAAGTTATCTTTGATCAGACAGCATGGTCTGCAGTTTGGAACAGCATCTACTATGTGCTCTTAGGCTTCTTACGGTTTGAGTCCCCTGTCACCGTCTTTAGTGAGTTGAGAGCTACATTCTGGCCCATGTTGACTGTAAGaactttttcttcttcaaactTGTTTCGTAACTTTCATTACTGTCGTCGTAGAGTTTGCATATCCGGTTTCATATCCTCGTTGATGAAGATCTCTCATGGTGGTCAATGAGATCAATGAATGAATGTGTGATACAGCCTCGTTGGGCTTTGATGAAGCTGTGTGGCTCAAtctcttttattttgttattaaagATCGGGTTGAAACTTACCTGCTTAAGTTTCtgatatttcatttttcttcattcAGTTTAGGATTTTCTGAAAAAGATCatacttaaaaaaattacaGGATATATCATCATttcatcatcaatcatcatcatcatcattattattattagggttcATCATAGTTTGTGTCCCCaacttttattgttttatcaGCCTAAGATCAATCTCATTTTCTCTTTGCTGCAATATGCGTTTGCTCTCTGCATTTTAACACAAGTAATCTTTTATTTTCAGGCGGGGTGGAAGCTTTGGCCTTTTGCTCATCTCATTACCTACGGTGTGATCCCAGTCGAACAAAGGCTTCTTTGGGTTGATTGCGTGGAGCTCATCTGGGTCACCATATTGTCAACGTAAGGATTAACAACTACTGCAAACTTATAGTTGTTTCTAGACGAGCATGTAAGCATGCATAAACAAATAACGTGTAGAAAGCTTATCTACAAAATGACCATATTCCATAATATTCATTCTGTGCAGTCGTGATGTGGAGAGATATTTAAAATCTCTATTTAACACATCATCCCGAGTAAACTGATAGATGGCTCCAGCATAGTCATTAATCTAGCTGATTAGATCTACAAGCAAAGCTGCTTCTATTGGTGACAATGTGAGTGACCTACCGACATATATAGTGACAATCATTTCTCGATCTGGATGTATCTAGAATGTATTTCTCACTCGGCTAAAGCTCATTATTACTTCTTAATTATTCCATGTGGAATGTGTGGGATAACTATTTATCTATGCCGATAACTCTGAATTTCATTTGTATCCATCAGATACTCGAACGAGAAATCAGAAGCAAGGATATCTGAAGCACCGGTTGAAGTTAATGCCAGTTTGCCATTGTCAAATGGTCCATCTGAGGTACGTGTACCACGGTTAATATATGGATAAACTATTTCTTCGGTTCGACTGTGTTTGTGACCTGATACTATACCTTGAATAAAGGAGTAAGCAGAAGACGCGACTTTgaatgatgagagagagagaagagaatgatCCTAATACATGGACGCAGTGAGAGAAGACACCTTCTATACCAAGGTACGAAGGCCCTTGATATAGAAAATTGTATGTAACTCGACTCGACTCGACTCATAACCATAAAAATGCAACCTTTGCGAGGAGGGTCATCTGTAATTTAGGCAATGATCGTCAATCATTATGTACATTTATAATTATGTGTTTGTGATTTCGGTACATAATAATTTAAGAGCAAATAGCGCCAAAATCCCTAtagtttccccgaatttgcatTTTTCcattgacctttaaatttcttgttaaaatccttgaacttaattccgattctcgtttttcccttaATGACGTTTTCCGGCAACTAATTGCACTGACGTGTCACCTATGTGGAAAGCTTGTGCTGAGTCATTAAATTATGAccaaaacgtcgtcgttttataCACGATTGAACAGTCCCTTCTTACTCATTCTCTGTCATCGCCGTCAGAATCGCAAGCAAAATTCTCGAAGAGTAAGCAGCGGGGAAACCACTGCCCCATCATTCAATTTCACCACGAATTGCCCAAATCTCTGACGGAAGAAACCGAATAAAATCCCGCGCGACAACTTCCGGCGCACTCGGTGGTTAGTGTTGAAAGGGCAGGGGACGAAGGTAGCAGCGGCGGTGGAGGTTTCTGCATGGATTGGTGTTGGGAGGGATCAGAGGGCGGTGGCAGAGGGGTGAAGAAGAGATTTGAGGTCAGAGAGAGCAATGGTAACAGATGGCGGTGGCGGAGGCGAAGTTCCGGCGGGATGATGAAGACGAAGACATGGATTGGGTGTATTTTTCTCAAGAACCCTAATTTGATTTTGCCCTCAATTTTTCGATTGGATTGCATTTAATTCTCTAAATAGACATAAAACTACGCCGTTTAGGGTTTAGCTTAAACTATGTCGTTTACTTCGCCGAAAACTTAATCCTATGTGGCTTTCCGACAGCCATGTCAGCATTAGCTATATTGCCAGTCAATTTTAtgggaaaaatgagaaaatcttaacaagaattttaaaaatcacGGGAAAAATGCGAATTCGGAGAAATTATTGGAATTTTGGGGCTATTTGCCCATAATTTAACTAGTTTTTCTCCATGCCTCTCCTATGCTTGATGAACTTCTAGTAGTGCAGTTTGTTGTCAATTTTTCTAGTGAAAATGGCTACAAAAAGGTCCATGAATTCTCGAGTTGATTATTTGTATTTACCAAGTTcctttgtttttccttttttttttcttttctttcttcctaTTTATGACTTTTGCAATAAAATATTCAGTGTATATAAATGTTGCCTTCACAAGAAGATTTATAACCAACAGGAACTAATCAGTATttgcaatatttattttgtacTCTCTTCGTTGACAAAACATCTTCTAAAAGGAgtggacacgaattttaagaaaaaataagttgtgatttttttttttttacactttGGGGAGGGGAGGAGCGGTGGGGTTTAAACCCTGGACCTCACTATTCGTAGATAGGAGTTCGCATTGTTTGATGTTCCAATTGAGACAATAAGTTGTGAATTTGGTGAGTGGAGAATGAGTCAtacaaatttaaaaacaaatgaTGATAGTTAAGGGGTTATTTTTACCAAAAATatgtcacaattttttttttcgtccgtccacaaaaaatatgccacatctatttttagtagtagggtccacaccattccactcacatttaaagtggacccttactccactaccaacttcactaatattttattaaaatccgtgccgaaagtaaaatgacatatttttggtggacggagggagtagatctTTTTAGTGGCAATGTGTATAAATATGTGAGAATTATAAGGATAATCGTAAGtgaaattatttcaaatttgtGGACGGAAGAAGTAATATTGATAATTTTTTGCCTTTATATGCGCAAAATTTCTGTGTGTATTTTGTTGTTATTATGTGCCATCTTTGAGCAAAAAATCGAGggtcttttaatttatttatttttctcaaaaaattcCTATCGAAATTTAGTTTCATGTCTATTTATTTCATCAGTAGTGTATGTATAAGTCCTgcttattaatataataaaatttcttgaaacttAAGATATATAGCTGTATATGGTATTTGCAGGTACAAATTATGCTAATTAGTAAAATGAAATTTCGCGTAACAAAAgattcaaaactgtaaattaaAATGAGACATCAAACTCGGTAACATTAAAGAATGGACttttaaaatatctaaattgatatattaaaaataaaacatatttactcatataaaaacataaaggAACTTAGGGTTTTAAAAGAGGAGACCGCGGAGGTGGTGGCATTCCAGTGCGACGGCGGTGGAGGGTTTTCAGATCGAAGATCTGGCGACTAATTTTAGCGCGACGGAGGTGGGATTTTAGGGAGAATAAACCGACAACGACGCGTGGGGCCGCAGACGGCGGGAACCCGTTAGGGCTCTCAAGAGCTGATTGAGAAAATAGGGGTTTTTTCTTCCGCCAGTGGCCGGCGGCGTACGCGGCGACGACGTGCGATACACCACTCAATGATTGGAACAGATTCATGGTGGCTTGTATCAAGTGAGATATTGGAGATCCTTaggattttttgttgtttttccgGTAAGATGAAGGGGGATTCGACCTTGGGGTATGGAAATCTGGTTTGGGGGATTTTGATTCAACATGGAGATGATTGTCGCCGAGAAACTTTGGCAAAGAACGTTCAAAAACCTTACTACCGGAAACTGAAAGTATataagagaattttttttgatgAACAGTAATCGAAAAACACTCACACCTTAGCTCAAGTTTCATAAAAAAACTCAGATTTATGTGGTTCGATCGTAAGATGAGGTTGTCGGGATTTTTCACTATGTTTGAGGAGTGACTACATTTTACATGGTGAGAAAATGAATCTAAAAGTCCCTCCATTCAATAATGGAAGTCCTACTTATAAGCATCAAAGTAAACCTAGCACTTGAGCCCATTTGACTCCTAAAGcccattaatttatataattggGTCTAAGTCCTTATAACAATAGTCATTGTCTTAGAATTGAGTCGTTGAGGCTAATGCAGAGCTGAACTCTCGTTTGATAAAGTCAGCACTGTCAACGCTGCATCAAATattcaaaataacaataataataataacaggTATAAATAATTCGACCCTTATATTGCACAGCGCTGATGCATACTTTACTCCTCATTACATTGGTTCATCATGTCACTAAAAAAAGCCATAGTTTTTGGTCTACAAACATATTAAACCAAAAAACATCAAATTAATTTCACCATTTCGACAGCAAGCTCatatgaaaatatgaaaaataccTTTTAATTTCTACAACCTTAGAACCTCTTACCTGAGTTGTCTTCTGTTCAATAAGTGATTCTCGGAGCCTTCAACTTCTTACCTTCAATTTCGCAACCACAATACATAGAATTACCCTCTTAATCCTTCTCTATCTGTTGTCGACCGCTCGACCCACATACAAAATTGAAACTCATGCTCTACTATCGAACAAGAAGCCCCTAAATTAATTCGAAGGAATTCTAACTAGTTCTCGAAAATTCGGAAGGAGAATCTGCGAAATTAGGGTTCTTGTTTTAAAGAAATACGTCCAATTTAAAAAGGCAGAGTTGGAAGTCTGTGGGTGGTGGGTCCCacttatgaaaaaaaaaaatacggcGTTTAACAGGCGTTTGGGGAGGGGTTTAATTGCATTGAAATTGGAACATCGGGGGCCTAACATGCCAAGTATAGGGGGTTAAACGTCATAAGGATGTCCATGTTAGGGGTTTAATTactactttttcttttattttatttatatattttttaaaatttacgtGCTTCATTTTTTGAGACGTTATTATTAAGACGGACGGAGAGAATATAATTTatggcaaaaaatttatgtttttcttaATGCAAAATCATGAAACAGACAACCGGGATAAAGTCATAAAACATACAACTCTATGTTGCCGAAGGttttttttgaaagaatatAATGCCTTTTTGTTTAGGTTATATTGAAATGTATGATTAATTCAACAGAAGTAGAAAGATAGAAGTGAAATAGATAAGATTTCTGCTTACGATTGGAAGCACCAAACTTGGCCCAGCCCGATTTTTAGTTGGATTATCCATGAATTCAATGGCCCAAAAGGAATATGTTACTGGCCCGCGTACAACCCAAAAAGCTCACGTTTGAACATGCAGCCCACACCTCCAAATGTCGACCCAAATAATTTTTGGTACGACTTGGCTCACTTTGTAATGGTGATTAGAAAGAGAGTTCTAGTGAAAGTCTTTCCTTCTAACTTCCAGTTTTCTTGTAgcctaaaaaattaaaataataattttaaattaggaaTACAAAGCAACATAATTTTTATCTGTTTTATTTTCTATGCATTTTCTTTGATAAAAAAAggatgaaaaatatatattttcattatttttctatCATTTTCATATGTTCTATAAGAAGAATATTTTTTTCGGACGGATGGAAAAAAAATTCGGGCAGTCTCTTTTTCCTCCTTTTCGCTCTAATTCATGATAATTTTATTATGAGAGTTAATGTGATAATAGTTTCCTAGAGGTAATGatgtgataaattatatttttcaccttaaagaatatatgataaaagagatgataatattttatttatattttttttatatttttcttataaGAATAAGGATAAGGACAATCAGGTCTGATCCTAAGCTTATGTAGGTATGCGATTGTCTAGAATTGAAGGCTAGAATAACTTACTAAAAAGTAGTACTTTATCAGTATACTGGGAAAATTGACAACCCATTTCATATTACACTTCTTTCTGAGCCCGGTCGAAAGAATATATACAAATCTAAATGATTTAAAAAGTATTAGCCTTTTTGacattttatttgttgggcctataaaataaaatgtcaAAAAACGGGAGCTCATGAGCACAATTAACTCGAATTCATGGATGATATGCCTCATCTGCAATATGATTTGCCGATGACACGGCTATGATTTCCACGTTTTTAAAATACATACATTCACCAAAAAAAGGTTCCTTAAAATATTCTTGGCAAAATTTTTGGTGCTGCCGTCCACACCCAATTAGTGTAAATTAATACTACTCATACGATTATGCATAATTATTGATGGcaacaattttaataaatactGGATGAATGTATTTTTAAGTGGAAAAAAAGATCTATTTTTATTGTAGTGAAATACAAAGAATAAGGGATATTTGTGATGGACCATGTGTGGTAAAGTTATAAATAAGTTGATAAGATATTGGTAAAAAGATAAGGAATTTGTGGTGGgatagtgtccaaaaatagcaATGCACACACTACAAAAAAGCGTCGATTTACCGGCGGCAGCTCCGCCGTAGGCGATTACCGGCGGCTTTCCGACGGCGGAGTGGCCGACccgtaaattttaaatatatggcATAAATATCggcggcaaaatcgccgccggtaaataTAAAGGCCGCCGAAAaatgtatattaattttttttaaaaaaatttaacaatAGCGGCGGCATcattgccgccgctaattttgAAGCCCAAATACGCTTCAAGCCCTAACTCTGCAGAACagcccccctccccccctccAGCCCCTTGCCCCCTGCCACTGTCGTTGCCGCTAGCTGCCGTCGCCGTCGCCAGTCGCCGCCGTCACCTCCGTCAAGGTAAGCCCCAcctttccttctctctctctctctctcaccctctcttcctctttctcctCCTAATTTCAGGCCAATCCTGCCGCCTCACCGCTGCTGCCACCGCACGGTTCCGCCGTCGACCCCCACGGTACACTCTCGTTTTTAatagacttttatttatttatttatttattatttatttgtttgattaaaattaacttaactctaattaatttataggatgtttaaagtatgattaattgaaattaatttgttaattagattaattaataaaagatatattgtttcgacataaaaataaggacatatatgcaaatgaattcaaaaatacattaaaattatcaaattaaaatacttatgattaataaactatattgataaaaaaattacaaataaattaaaaactaaatactTATTTGCCATAAAAATAAGGGCGGCACGAGACtggtccgtaattaacaacatcacTTGGATATCATTTCGTCATATTCAaatgttatgaatatatgatatatattgtatattgaaataacctttaaatgatttaataggtaatagatatatcaattatacgagtgttctctactggggacaattcaaaaggaacttcaaagttaagcgtgcttgacttagagtacaactaagatgggtgacccattAGGAAGTTCGCCTAAGCTTTgaaatactgtataaatacgaaaatattagtggagataaataaataaataaataaataaaataagataaataaataaaataaataatttaaataattatataattaaaataattatataattaccGGCGGAAATGTGCagccggtaattagcggcggcaatgGCCCGCCGGAATCACCCGGCATCGCCGACCATCGGTGTGGTTGGTGGTGATCACCGGCGGCATCTCTACCGCCGGTAAATGTCCGGCCAACCACCTGAGTTCCCCGACAAAATCTACCGGCGGCACTGCCGCCGGTAATCTCCGGCGGATGAGTTTCGCCGCCGGCAATCACATCTCCGACGAGATAATTGCCGGCGGCAGCGGGCCGCCGATAATGTCGCCGGTAATTGCATCGCCGACGGCCGCCCCTTTTTTACCGACGGGAATTGCCGCCGCTagttcctttttttttgtagtgacatTTTTGTGGAACGTCCTAAAATGAAAAGAACTGCATGAAACTGAGAAAgtaactaataattaattaattatcaattaatCGCTAATTTTACGAGGCTAATTCCCCTCAAAGTTAGACACTAATTAGGATTTAGTAATTTCCTATTAGcgtttattaagtttaattataatttattaatcttcaaataaaatatactccctccgtcccaaacgaaatgtcctgtttttctttttgggctgtcccaaacgaaatgtcctgtttccttttttggcaatacactctctctatacttagtatttaaataatttccaccaacccactttatctattttatacacatttcttaatcttcgtggcgaaaagaaataggacatttcatttgggacggagggagtattaatcaaattaaaatttggctaattattatatatagatgCAGGTTTGATTTTGCTTAAATCAAATCAAACGGAATTTATATTCAAagttaagaaaaaataaatcaaatcaaataagactAATAAACCAAATTGATTTAATCGAAATTTGTAGTATTATAACCGAATCAAACCTGAAAATTTGGATAGACAGAAAAAATCAAAAAGAccgaaaaaaaaagtttttttttttttttttttattttttttatttttattttattttatcaatattcATCATCCATCTGAAGTCCAATATCCACCAAAAAAGAGCCCATGTCATAGTTTTGATGTGATTATtgctataattaaataatttttcaaaatttaggctatatatataaaaaataaatcaaagttgaggttataaattgaaatttacTGAAAGTTAAGgttataaactataattaattccAATTATAACCCTTTAAACATAATTTTTGTATATGACCCCACCATCAAATAACTTTTTACtagtttttattaaaactcgttcCGTTTTCCTTAAGGCAAACTTTGAGGATTGGAGAGAGTagtaaaatatatattgtttaatttgattttcatttttggtcagttataaaaaaatatcaaatccAACCTAAAACTCAATTTcttgttaaaaataaaatcgtaccaaataaaaaaaattgaacaacattttaatattttaatttatcaattcgATTATTTAATTTCGAATATTTTCCTCATCCTAGCCATGTATTTAAATGCACAGGATTGTGCCTCTAAAATTGTTGCAAAAACTTGTGAAGACTCGATGACAAGTCGCACAAATTGCGAACGTGTGGTTTATATACCCCAAAAAAGTTCCAAAAGGTGGCAATTAGGGCAAAAGAGTGGGAATACAGTCACTCCTCTTTGAAAGTTATTAGACCTAAAATTGTCAGCCTCCTATGAATATATATTATGCACCTCTTATTTCTAGCCGTCATTCCAAAACCTACATTACATTACATAGagttaaataatttattcattttataagttaaattatttttttgttttgtaaaaaagttataaattaattagatatgtAGTAGTATATATtgtaattaattatgtaaagcGACAAACATTATATATTCATCTGGTGGCAGTATAATTGAAGAAATATTGTGAAGGTTACATATGCATATTAGAAGAATAGGGCAGATGCATGAACATCTCCGCGGCGAATGTATGGCGACACACGAAATCGAGACGGATTCTATTGTGTTATATGTATGCTTATGTTGAAAGCTCCTTTCACAAGAACTAAAAATATCTAGTGCATCTCCA harbors:
- the LOC131013231 gene encoding protein SYM1-like isoform X2, which produces MAAAITQPLLSLSKPKPSSLFKPLPATAKILPRPNLKKQSLQLVRSVANDFDLIPVKIDDQPDGVVFAEREADPAEVGGFGTERLSFEGAAGFLSAASGDGSSEEEMERLSDRAINATIVLAAGSFAITKLLTIDHDYWHGWTLFEIVRYLPQHNWSAYEEALKTNPVLAKMVISGVVYSVGDWIAQCYEGKPLFEFDRARMFRSGLLGFTLHGSLSHYYYQFCEALFPFHDWWVVPVKVIFDQTAWSAVWNSIYYVLLGFLRFESPVTVFSELRATFWPMLTAGWKLWPFAHLITYGVIPVEQRLLWVDCVELIWVTILSTYSNEKSEARISEAPVEVNASLPLSNGPSEE
- the LOC131013231 gene encoding protein SYM1-like isoform X1 gives rise to the protein MAAAITQPLLSLSKPKPSSLFKPLPATAKILPRPNLKKQSLQLVRSVANDFDLIPVKIDDQPDGVVFAEREADPAEVGGFGTERLSFEGAAGFLSAASGDGSSEEEMERLSDRAINATIVLAAGSFAITKLLTIDHDYWHGWTLFEIVRYLPQHNWSAYEEALKTNPVLAKMVISGVVYSVGDWIAQCYEGKPLFEFDRARMFRSGLLGFTLHGSLSHYYYQFCEALFPFHDWWVVPVKVIFDQTAWSAVWNSIYYVLLGFLRFESPVTVFSELRATFWPMLTAGWKLWPFAHLITYGVIPVEQRLLWVDCVELIWVTILSTYSNEKSEARISEAPVEVNASLPLSNGPSEVRVPRLIYG